A stretch of Ranitomeya variabilis isolate aRanVar5 chromosome 3, aRanVar5.hap1, whole genome shotgun sequence DNA encodes these proteins:
- the LOC143818538 gene encoding uncharacterized protein LOC143818538 yields MKRRWRSARDQYRWEYNPLPSTSVASRKRKYVYFWNFEFLCPVMELNQTVDNLDDSDESPTAAASAPCTSASETDQTAEASQTTQPQQPSDAGETTTEGMLGSSQITTEQPSQASSAPAPQASQASSTIPPRVRGRRSRRHEEIRMLPEAIDARVLHILNSMTPESDVDHFCHSLSPSLAKVPTQRQERVRAAMLTLLAASHGENEPNQVISPIEQWHSDQNQTQLTTTASTQQEQQVPATSYGQTSTSQQYQKMAVPYYVHEPPPASSQQIQHRSLGEVAHTFQVQQQYTRPPRQITPGLTRFRHPNPLPTTQQTSGQTYQGYISRPQSQMQPVGQVGQYSVGVNYQQQPLPQQQPFYGPSLETQSYNTTTSGYPQMYVGTSVDNPRLQTQITQSQMPPQSAITEGVGPENTTEESVSTQDDFLNVYFF; encoded by the exons ATGAAAAGACGCTGGCGCTCAGCAAGGGACCAGTACCGGTGGGAATATAATCCCCTTCCCTCCACATCTGTGGCATCTAGAAAGCGCAAATATGTTTATTTCTGGAACTTTGAATTCCTGTGCCCAGTCATGGAACTCAACCA GACTGTGGACAATTTGGATGATTCTGATGAGTCACCAACAGCGGCTGCATCAGCACCTTGTACATCAGCATCAGAGACGGATCAGACAGCTGAGGCCAGTCAAACAACACAGCCACAACAGCCATCTGATGCTGGTGAAACAACCACTGAGGGTATGCTTGGAAGCAGCCAAATAACTACAGAACAACCATCACAGGCATCAAGCGCACCAGCACCCCAGGCATCACAAGCATCATCAACCATTCCACCTAGAGTGAGAGGAAGACGGAGCAGGCGACATGAGGAGATCAGGATGTTGCCAGAAGCAATTGATGCAAGAGTCCTGCATATCCTGAACTCAATGACACCAGAATCAGATGTTGATCATTTTTGCCACTCACTGTCTCCCTCTCTGGCAAAAGTACCCACACAACGTCAAGAACGTGTCCGGGCAGCTATGCTGACCCTCCTTGCTGCCAGCCATGGAGAGAATGAGCCCAACCAGGTGATTTCACCCATAGAACAGTGGCATAGTGACCAAAATCAGACCCAGTTGACAACTACAGCGTCAACACAACAGGAGCAACAGGTGCCTgctacctcttatgggcaaacatcAACCAGCCAACAATACCAAAAAATGGCAGTACCATATTATGTCCATGAACCACCCCCTGCATCAAGCCAACAGATACAACATAGGTCACTGGGTGAAGTAGCTCACACATTTCAAGTGCAACAGCAGTACACCAGGCCACCAAGGCAAATCACGCCTGGCCTAACTAGATTTAGACATCCGAACCCTCTGCCAACAACACAACAAACAAGTGGCCAAACATATCAAGGTTACATTTCACGGCCACAAAGTCAAATGCAACCTGTTGGTCAGGTTGGACAATACTCAGTCGGTGTAAACTACCAACAACAACCACTCCCCCAACAACAACCCTTTTATGGCCCCTCCTTAGAAACCCAAAGCTACAACACTACTACCTCTGGATATCCACAAATGTATGTTGGAACATCCGTCGATAATCCACGACTGCAGACACAAATAACACAATCTCAAATGCCCCCACAATCCGCCATCACGGAAGGTGTAGGCCCAGAAAACACTACAGAAGAATCAGTGTCTACTCAGGATGATTtcctaaatgtttattttttctaa